From a region of the Candidatus Pantoea bituminis genome:
- the hemF gene encoding oxygen-dependent coproporphyrinogen oxidase — translation MSDISRVKAFLLQLQEDICHRLAAEDGSAKFVEDSWQRPGGGGGRSRVLRNGAVFEQAGVNFSHVHGDQMPSSATAHRPELAGRSFEAMGVSLVVHPNNPYVPTSHANVRFFIAEKPGAEPVWWFGGGFDLTPFYGFEEDALHWHQTAFNLCQPFGDEVYPRYKKWCDDYFYIKHRDEQRGIGGLFFDDLNAPDFEHCFNFMQAVGNGFLDAYQPIVARRKDHPWGDHERQFQLYRRGRYVEFNLVWDRGTLFGLQTGGRTESILMSMPPLVRWEYDYQPEANSPEAALYRDFLPVRDWLSLNPRK, via the coding sequence ATGTCTGATATTTCCCGCGTAAAAGCCTTTCTGCTGCAGCTGCAGGAGGATATTTGTCACCGCCTCGCCGCCGAAGATGGCAGTGCCAAATTTGTCGAAGATAGCTGGCAACGCCCAGGCGGCGGCGGCGGACGTAGCCGTGTGCTGCGTAATGGCGCGGTATTTGAGCAGGCGGGCGTCAACTTTTCCCATGTGCATGGCGACCAAATGCCCTCTTCGGCAACCGCACACCGCCCTGAACTGGCGGGACGCAGTTTTGAAGCGATGGGCGTTTCGTTAGTGGTCCACCCTAACAATCCCTATGTTCCTACCAGCCACGCCAATGTGCGCTTTTTTATTGCCGAAAAACCGGGTGCCGAACCGGTGTGGTGGTTTGGCGGCGGCTTTGATCTCACGCCCTTTTACGGTTTCGAAGAGGATGCGCTGCACTGGCACCAAACTGCCTTTAATCTGTGCCAGCCGTTTGGTGATGAAGTCTATCCACGCTACAAAAAATGGTGCGATGACTATTTTTACATCAAGCACCGTGACGAGCAGCGCGGCATTGGCGGGCTGTTTTTTGATGACCTGAATGCGCCTGATTTTGAACACTGTTTCAACTTCATGCAGGCGGTTGGCAACGGTTTTCTTGACGCCTATCAACCGATTGTGGCACGTCGTAAAGATCATCCGTGGGGCGATCACGAGCGCCAGTTCCAACTGTACCGCCGCGGACGTTATGTCGAGTTCAATCTGGTGTGGGATCGCGGCACGCTGTTTGGTTTGCAGACTGGCGGTCGCACCGAATCGATCCTGATGTCAATGCCACCGCTGGTACGGTGGGAATATGATTACCAACCTGAAGCGAATTCGCCAGAAGCGGCGCTGTACCGTGATTTCTTACCCGTTCGCGACTGGCTTTCGCTTAATCCGCGAAAGTAA